DNA sequence from the uncultured Ilyobacter sp. genome:
GTTACACATGCATACTCATCATAAAATTTATCCTTGTAACGATAAAGAGGAGTTGCCGTTACAGTTTTTATGATATCTCTCCAAACAGCACATTTTCCAGAGTCAGATGATGTTTCCACCACAGACTCTATCTTTACATCCTGTCCCTCTTGAAGTGACTCTATCTCTACAACCTCTATACCTGTCATCTCTTTTACAAGACATGGAGCTGTCTTTCCAAAGTGAATGTTATTGTCTTTATCTTTTATACCGGCCCTGTAGGAAAAGACTATCGTTCCACCGGCCTCTGTAAAACTCTCTAGCTTCTCCTGAAGATCCTTGTCTATTATCTGCATAACAGGAAGAACCAAAACCTTATATTTAGAAAAATCCTTCTTCACAGATATGACATCTATATTTATATTCTGCTCATAAAAGGGAGAATAAAGACGTACCAGCTCATCGGTAAAATTAAACTTTTGGCTCTGCTGCTGGTAGTTCCAGGACCAGACATTGTCAAAGTCATAGACTACTGCCACCTCTGAGTGTATAGGGGATATCACCACATTCTCATACTTAGACATATCCTCTATGAAAGATTTTACTTCATTGTATTTTCTGCCATCTTTGTTATCGTGGTCTATTATTCCAAAGCAGAACTGCTCTGCCCCCTTTGTCATCCCTCTCCACCTGAACCATAGCATATTCTCACATCCGTGGGCAAAGGCCTGATAAGCCCACATCTTAGCCTGATCAGGTCTAGGGAGATATCCTATCACATTGTGACCCTGAGCTCCCATGAGCTGTTCTACTATCCAGAAATTTTTATCCTGAAGTCCACGGATGAAATCTAAAGTCATTGCTATCTCTGCTGGAGATACTGGTTCCTTTAGTCCACCCCACACTGGGTAGTTGTCGTAGGATACAAAATCAAGCTCTTTTGTATTGTCCTCATGATCATAGAACTTTTTAAAAAATCCTCCTGAGAGATTTGTTGTAACAGTCTGATGCTCGCCCTTTAACTCTCTCACAAGTCTTATCTGAGAATTTGCATAATTATTGAGAGAATAAGATCTGAATCTGGCCCAGTCCAGTTGCAGAGTTGGATTATGAGTGGTTATTGTTTTCAAGGGCACTGGTATCTCATCAAAACTATTATAAGTCTGACCCCAGAAAATTGTCCCATATGTTTCATTTAGTTTTTCTATAGTCTCGTATTTCTCCTTCAGAAAACTTCTAAATTTTTCCTGACACTGTTCACAAAAACACATGTCACTTCCCTCGTGACCAAACTCATTGTCTACCTGCCACGAGATTATACTTTTTTCATTTTTATAGTGAGATACCAGTTTTCTCACAATCTTTTCAGAATATTCCCAGTATATATCCGAGTTATAGCAATACTGTCTTCTCCCTCCGAAGCTTCTGACCATGAGATTCTCATCCTTAGATAGTATACTCGGGTACTTTTTAGCCAGCCATGCAGGAAAGGTTGCAGTAGGAGTTCCAAACATAACCTTCAGCTCATTCTTATTTAATTTCTCAATGACCATATCAAAAAATGAAAAATCATATTTACCCTCTTCTTTTTCCATGAGATGCCATGCAAATTCACCGATTCTTACGATATTTACACCCATCTCTTTCATTCTCTTTAGGTCGCTCTCTATTAGATCTATATCCCAATGCTCAGGATAGTAATCTACACCAAAGTACATAAAATACCTCCGATTTAATTTTTAGGTACATTATTTTTTTATTTAATCTAAACAACAGATGCATGATCACAGTTAAAATTAAAGTATTGAATTTACAAACTCTGTTACTTATTCACACTTTCTATGAATCTTAAAAATCCTAATTTCCCCTGTTCATCTCTCTTATATACCCCTGCATCTTCTAAAACCTTTGAAAATACAAGAGCCACTTCCTTTTTAA
Encoded proteins:
- a CDS encoding beta-galactosidase encodes the protein MYFGVDYYPEHWDIDLIESDLKRMKEMGVNIVRIGEFAWHLMEKEEGKYDFSFFDMVIEKLNKNELKVMFGTPTATFPAWLAKKYPSILSKDENLMVRSFGGRRQYCYNSDIYWEYSEKIVRKLVSHYKNEKSIISWQVDNEFGHEGSDMCFCEQCQEKFRSFLKEKYETIEKLNETYGTIFWGQTYNSFDEIPVPLKTITTHNPTLQLDWARFRSYSLNNYANSQIRLVRELKGEHQTVTTNLSGGFFKKFYDHEDNTKELDFVSYDNYPVWGGLKEPVSPAEIAMTLDFIRGLQDKNFWIVEQLMGAQGHNVIGYLPRPDQAKMWAYQAFAHGCENMLWFRWRGMTKGAEQFCFGIIDHDNKDGRKYNEVKSFIEDMSKYENVVISPIHSEVAVVYDFDNVWSWNYQQQSQKFNFTDELVRLYSPFYEQNINIDVISVKKDFSKYKVLVLPVMQIIDKDLQEKLESFTEAGGTIVFSYRAGIKDKDNNIHFGKTAPCLVKEMTGIEVVEIESLQEGQDVKIESVVETSSDSGKCAVWRDIIKTVTATPLYRYKDKFYDEYACVTVNKYKSGEVYYIGGGVNQEILENIASEILVKNGIEGVKSSKDLEVYPRNIDGEKYLFITNHSSEEKEFENIKLNSYESTVVKL